From Variovorax sp. PMC12, the proteins below share one genomic window:
- a CDS encoding Dps family protein, producing MAKASKKSSPASSAGKVPKKGGTVVAQESGSRNAPIINIGIERQDRAAIAEGLSRVLADTYTLYLTTHNFHWNVTGPHFNSLHAMFMGQYTELWGATDVLAERIRALGHYAPGSYAEFSKIATVPDVPQTPPKAMEMVRILVKGHETVSRIAREFIPVAEEAGDDPTADMLTARCTVHDQTAWMLRSLLED from the coding sequence ATGGCCAAAGCCTCGAAGAAATCATCGCCTGCTTCCTCCGCCGGCAAGGTGCCCAAGAAGGGCGGCACGGTGGTCGCGCAGGAGTCGGGCAGCCGCAATGCGCCGATCATCAACATCGGCATCGAACGCCAGGACCGCGCGGCCATCGCCGAAGGCCTGAGCCGCGTGCTGGCCGACACCTACACGCTGTACCTCACCACGCACAACTTCCACTGGAACGTGACGGGCCCGCACTTCAACTCGCTGCATGCGATGTTCATGGGCCAGTACACCGAGCTGTGGGGCGCCACCGACGTGCTGGCCGAGCGCATCCGCGCGCTGGGCCACTACGCACCGGGCTCCTACGCCGAGTTCAGCAAGATCGCCACCGTGCCCGACGTGCCCCAGACCCCGCCCAAGGCGATGGAGATGGTGCGCATCCTGGTGAAGGGCCACGAGACCGTGTCGCGCATCGCGCGCGAATTCATCCCCGTGGCCGAGGAAGCCGGCGACGACCCGACGGCCGACATGCTGACCGCGCGCTGCACGGTGCACGACCAGACCGCGTGGATGCTGCGTTCGCTGCTCGAAGACTGA
- the ubiA gene encoding 4-hydroxybenzoate octaprenyltransferase, which yields MLARRFALYLDLIRWNRPAGWLLLLWPTLGALWFAADGWPGWHLVVVFTLGTFLMRSAGCCVNDVADRDFDRHVKRTAQRPVTSGAMSVKEALGLGAVLALVSFALVLTTNRTTVLWSFAALAITLIYPFAKRFVSIPQAVLGIAFSFGIPMAFAAVQSHMPVFAAWLLAGNLFWVLAYDTEYAMVDRDDDLKIGMKTSAITFGRFDVAAVMASYAIFLAVWIWAGASRSLGVLFYAGIAVAAAQALWHWRLIHDRTREGCFKAFRLNHWLGFTVFAGIVAGYALR from the coding sequence ATGCTCGCCCGTCGTTTCGCGCTCTACCTCGACCTGATCCGCTGGAACCGCCCCGCAGGCTGGCTGCTGCTGCTGTGGCCCACGCTGGGCGCGCTCTGGTTCGCGGCCGACGGCTGGCCGGGCTGGCACCTGGTGGTGGTGTTCACGCTCGGAACCTTCCTCATGCGCAGCGCGGGCTGCTGCGTCAACGACGTGGCCGACCGCGACTTCGACCGCCACGTCAAGCGCACGGCGCAACGGCCGGTGACCAGCGGCGCGATGTCGGTCAAGGAGGCGCTGGGGCTCGGCGCGGTGCTGGCGCTGGTGTCCTTCGCCCTGGTGCTCACCACCAACCGCACCACGGTGCTGTGGTCGTTCGCGGCGCTCGCCATCACGCTGATCTACCCCTTCGCCAAGCGCTTCGTGTCGATCCCGCAGGCGGTGCTGGGCATTGCCTTCAGCTTCGGCATTCCGATGGCCTTTGCGGCGGTGCAGTCGCACATGCCCGTGTTCGCCGCGTGGCTGCTGGCGGGCAACCTGTTCTGGGTGCTGGCCTACGACACCGAATACGCCATGGTCGACCGCGACGACGACCTCAAGATCGGCATGAAGACCTCTGCCATCACCTTCGGCCGTTTCGACGTGGCGGCGGTGATGGCGAGCTACGCGATCTTCCTCGCGGTGTGGATCTGGGCCGGCGCGAGCCGTTCGCTGGGCGTGCTGTTCTACGCCGGCATCGCCGTGGCCGCGGCGCAGGCGCTGTGGCACTGGCGGCTCATTCACGACCGTACGCGCGAGGGCTGCTTCAAGGCCTTCCGGCTGAACCACTGGCTGGGCTTCACCGTGTTCGCCGGCATCGTGGCCGGTTACGCGCTGCGCTGA